Within Amedibacterium intestinale, the genomic segment AGGAGTTCTTGTAGAAGACTCAGATATTTCTTTTACCACTCGATACTGTAATATCCTATCAAACATGGAAACTACTAAAAATAGAATCATTTTTGATAATGAGGCATACAACATCGTTTCAATTAACCATATGAACTTTAAAAAGAAATTACTGAAATTTAAATGCGAGAAAGTGAGGGCCCATGGGAACAAAGATTGATAACCTAGCCAAAGAAATAATGGAAGGTTTAAAAGAGTATGCAGATTTAGCAACGGATGATGTAAAGAAAGCAGTCAGAAAAGCTGGTAACTCAGTGAGAAAAGATATCTCTGAATCAGCTCCTAAGGATACTGGTAAGTATGCAAAGTCATGGACTGTTAAGAAAACTAAAGAAACATCAAACTCTCTAGAAGTAACAGTTCATTCAAAGAATAGGTATCAGCTTGCACATCTTTTGGAGCATGGGCATGCTAAACGAGGTGGTGGAAGAGTATCTGCAAGACCACATATTGCGAAAGCAGAGGAGTCAGCAATTGAGGTTTTTGAAAAAGAAATCGATAAAGCACTCGGAGGTAGATGATGGAAGAAGTTATAAAAATCTTAAAAGAGATAGACATTCCTTTTGCTTATGATCACTTTGCAGAGGGAGAAAGTCCATCTCCACCTTTTATATGCTATTTAACACCGGGTACAGATAACTTTGCTGCTGACGGAATAGCATATTTAAAAGTAAATGAAATCAATATTGAACTTTATACTGATTTTAAGGACTTGTCGGTAGAAAGGAAAGTGGAATCTGTGCTTGATAAGTTTGGTATTTACTACGATAAACTCGAAACATGGATTGATAGTGAAAAGTTATTTGAAGTCCTATATTCATTTGAAATGGAGGCTTAAAATTTATGGGTAATAAAATTAAATATAATCTTAAAAATGTTCACGCTGCAAAACTTACAAAAGCAGAGGATGGAACATATACTTATGAAACACCAAAAACAATTCCGGGTGCTGTTAGTATCAGTTTAGATGCTGAAGGAGATACTTCTCCGTTTTATGCCGATGGAATTGTTTATTTCAGAAGTGTATCAAACAATGGATACAGTGGTGATCTTGAAATGGCACTTATTCCTGAATGGTTTAGAACAGAGATTTTAAAAGAGGAACTTGATAAGAATGGTGTGCTTGTTGAGAATGCTACAGTAGCGGAAATGGAAAAATTCGCACTGTTATTTGAGTTTGATGGGGATGTTAGATGCATTCGTCATGTTTTATATAACTGTACGGCATCTCGTCCATCTATTGAATCTGAAACAAAGGAAGATACGATTGAGCCGGGAACGGAAACATTATCACTTACAGCAGATCCAAGAGAAGATGGTCTTGTTAAAAGTAGAACAGGCGATTCTACAAGTGAGTCTACTTACGCTGAGTGGTATAAATCAGTATATATCCCTCAAGCTCAAGAAGTCGTTCAAGCGTTAAGTAGGAAAGTAGCAGGAGGTGTTAAGAATGCTTAAGAAAACAATTAATGTTGGTGGTAAGGAAGTAGCATTTCGCTCATCCGCTACAATTCCTCGGCTTTATCGTGCTAAGTTCAAACGTGATATTTTTAAGGATTTGGCAAAACTTGAAAAGTCATATGAGGGAGCACAGGCAGAGGGCGAAGAATTTGCGATTGATGATTTAGAGATTTTTGAAAATGTGGCTTACATCATGGCATATCATGCTGATCATACAATTCCAGCAGATATTGATGAATGGTTAGACCAGTTTGATATGTTCTCAATCTATGAGGTATTACCGGAGATTCTCGCTCTTTGGGGAACAAACCTTATTACTGATATTGACTCTAAAAAAAACTTAAAAAAAGTAGCAGGGAAATGACAACCCCACTATTCCTCTTGCGAAGTTTGGAAATAGGAATTTCTATCAAAGATTTAGACCATTTAACTATCGGTATGGTTATGGATATTTGGACGGAGAAAGCTAATGACTCTGTTAAGTATGAGAATGTAGCAACTCAAGAGGATTTTGATAAGTTCTAGAAAACAGGTATTTGAACAAACACCTTGACTTACTTTTAGCTTTTTATTAAAATATAATTAAGGTGAGTGAACAAACACCTTGATTATGGCATTGAAAGGAGAATTTATATGCGTGTTCAATTTACTGTAAATGATGATGAATGGACTAAATTAAAGAAACTTGCAGAAGATAATGGTTACCCAGATGTTCCTTCTTATTGTAGAGATATTTCTTTGCAAGAAAGAACTTATGCTGATTTTTGGAAAACCATCACAGAAAAAATAAGTAAAATGGAATCAGGACAAGTTTTTGCTTTACGTGATTTAGTTCCGTTACCACCATCAAATTTAGGTGTAAAACTTTACAATAATCAAAAAGTTTTAGGAATAGAAGTTAACTCAAAAAAAGATAGCTTAAGAACTAATACTTTTAGAAAGTTATAAATTCAATGTTTCAAAGAGGGCATCAATCTGAAAAGGTTGGTGCTTTTTCTATGCTCGGTTTATACCGGGCTATTTTTATGCAATTTTTAAGGAGGTATCAGCCAATGGCAAACAGAATCAAAGGTATTACTGTCGAAATTGGCGGTGATACTACCAAGCTTCAAACAGCTTTAAAAGGAGTAAATAGTCAGATTAAAAACACGCAGTCTGTCCTTAAGGACGTAGAAAAACTTCTAAAGCTAGATCCTACAAACATAAATTTACTTACTCAAAAGCAAAAGTTATTAACACAGGCAATTGGTGATACTAAAGAAAAACTAGCTACTTTAAAAGTTGCAGCCCAACAAGCAAACGAGCAACTTCAAAAAGGAGAAATCAGTCAATCTCAATATGATGCACTTCAAAGAGAGATTGCTGAAACAGAGGCAGAACTTAAAAAGCTAGAATCACAAGCTTCAAAGACCAATCAAACATTGACTAAAATCGGTGATGTAGGTACTAAGCTTGAAAACGCAGGAAAGAGCATAACCAATGTTGGTAAAAAGGCATCTGTTGCTTCTGCTGCAGTAACAACTATGGGTGTGGCATCTGTAAAAACAGCAGCGGACTTTGAATCTTCAATGAGCCAAGTACAGGCTACAATGGGTATTACCAAAGATTCCATGTCTGAAGTTAATGGTCAATCCGTCAATACGATGGATACATTAAATGACCTTGCTAAAACAATGGGTTCTAAAACAGCATATTCTGCAAGTGAATGTGCAGAGGCACTTAATTACCTAGCACTTGCCGGTTACGATACTCAGCAGATGGTTGATACTCTTCCTACTGTATTAAACTTAGCGGCGGCCGGTAATATCGATTTAGCTAGTGCTTCTGATATGGTAACAGATGCAATGTCAGCTCTTGGTATGGAAGTATCTGATGCAGATAAGATGGTTGATCAGATGGCTAAAACTGCATCAAGCACCAATACTTCTGTCGGACAGTTAGGAGAAGGGATCCTTACTATCGGTGCAACTGCAAAAACAGTCAAAGGTGGCACTGCAGAATTGAACACCGCACTTGGTATCCTTGCTAACAACGGTATTAAAGGTGCAGAGGGTGGTACTCATCTTAGAAACGTAATTCTTTCACTTCAAAATCCAACAGATAAAGCAACATCATTAATGAAATCTCTTGGTGTAGAGGTTTATGATAGTCAAGGTAATATGCGTAGCCTAAATGATATTTTAGGTAATCTCAACAAAAGCATGGATGGAATGACGGCTGCTGAAAAATCAAATATCATCAGTCAGATTTTCAATAAAACAGACCTTGCATCTGTAAATGCACTGCTTGGAAATACCGGAGATACTTGGAGCAGCCTTCAAAAGAAGATAGAAGAAAGTGGTGGTGTTGCACAGAAGATGGCAGACACCCAGCTTGATAACCTTCATGGTCAACTTACTATTTTAAAGTCGGCAGTTGAGGGATTTGCAATCTCAATCGGTGAAGCACTTATGCCAATGATAAAAAGCATCGTTTCTAAAATTCAAGGCTTTGTAGATTGGCTAAATAACCTTGATGATGGAACAAGACAAGTGATAGTAAAGATAGGACTATTCGTTGCTGCTCTTGGTCCACTTCTTTTGATACTTGGAAGTGTGATTTCAAAAATCGGCGTAAGTATACAGGCGTTTAGTAAGCTTGGACTTAAAATCAGTGAACTTGTAGCAAATGCCGGAGGTGTATCTGGTGTAATGGCAAAAGTAGGAACAGCTATTGGTGGAATATCTGCTCCTGTGATTGCTGTGGTGGCGGTGATAGGAACATTGGTCGCTGCATTTATTCATCTTTGGAAAACGAATGAAGAATTTAGAGATAACATTATCGCTATCTGGAATCGAATAAAAGAAATCTTTACTGGTTTTGCTCAAGGTATTACTGATAGATTAAATGCTTTAGGGTTTGATTTTGAAAACTTCAAAGAAGTTGTATCTGTAATTTGGAATGGTTTATGTGAGTTTCTTGCGCCTGTGTTTGAGGGTGTTTTCTCTCAGATTGCCAATGTGCTAGAAGAAACTCTTGGAATTATTACAAGCATCTTAGATGTATTTATTGGTATTTTCACAGGCAATTGGTCACAGCTTTGGGAAGGAGTAAAAGGAATATTTAGTTCCGTTTGGGAATTTATCAAGAATACTTTTACAATTTGTATGAATACAATTCGAGGTATTGCTGATGTCGTTCTAGGTTGGTTTGGTACGTCTTGGAATGAAATATGGATTGGGATTAAGGATTTCATTGTTGGCATTTGGACAGGCATCTCTACTTTCTTTGTAAATCTTTGGGAAGGAATAAAAAATACTGTACAAACTGCCATTATGTTTATTGGTTCAATCATTCAAGGAGCATTTGACATCATCACATTGCCATTTCGTTTCATTTGGGAGAATTGTAAGGAAATTATCATCTCTGTATGGGATGCAATTAAATCTGAAGTAACCACAGCTATTAATGAAGTATCCAGTACAATAAGCACTGTTTTAAATAGAATAAAAATGGTGTTCACGACTATTTGGGAATTGATAAAAATTGTTGTTACTACCGTTCTTGATTCGATTAAATCCGTAATTACTACCGCTTTTACTGCAATACAGACTTTTGCTACTACCGTTTGGAATGGAATCAAGACAGCAATTATTACTCCAATTAATGCTGTAAAAACAACAGTAACAACTGTATTTAATTCTGTGAAGTCAACGATGTCGAGTGTATTTAATAGTATCAAAAGTACTGCAACATCAGTATGGAATGGGATAAAAACGGCAATTGTCACTCCGATTGAAAAAGCAAGAGATACTATTAAAGGAATCGTAGATAAAATCAAAGGGTTCTTCAGCAGTATGAAAATATCTCTTCCGCATATTAAATTGCCACATTTCAAGGTTTCAGGAAAGCTATCTATTATGCCACCATCAGTTCCAAAGCTATCGATTGATTGGTACAAGGAAGGTGGTATCATGACAAAACCTACAGTCTTTGGAATGAATGGTTCTTCGCTTATGGCAGGTGGAGAAGCAGGCGCAGAAGCAATTCTTCCTCTTTCTGGTTTTTATAAACAGTTAGAGGCTATGATTTCAAGTCACCTTAATACAGGCGTGATGGAAAAGTATCTATCAATTATTGCAGATAACAGCAGTAAAGGAATCTATCTTGAAGATGGAACTTTGGTTGGTCATTTACTTCCTGCTCTTGATGAGGGACTTGGTAATAAACAAAAACTTACAAGGAGGCTTTCATTATGATACCGGATATTTATATTAATGATATATCTGTACTTAGTATGGGTTGGATAAGAGAAAAAATAGAATTTCCCATTCCTAAAGCACAAATAGAAACTGTCATCGTACCTGGTAGAAATTCTCCAATTAGATTTAATGAAGCTCTTGGTTCTGTATTGTTTGAACCGAGAGCTTTTACTATTACTTTATCTATGCTAGGAACTAGAAAAAACTTTGATAGCGAAGTGTTATTAATGGCTAATAAATATAATGGTAAACTCTGTCGCATTAAAACCAGTGAAGAGCCGAATCTTTACTGCATTGGGACGTTGAACCTTAATTCATCGTATGAACCATTAATTTCTAAAGGACAGCTTGTAATTGAATGTATGGATGGTGATAGCTACCGATATCATGCAGAACCTACTGAAGTAATACAAACAGGGAATGGAACGATAAATCTTAAAAATGATTTTATGCCGGTAGTTCCAACTATCATCACTACATCAGAAACAGTATTGAAATGGAAGGTTGGAGAAGACAGCTTTCATAAAATATTAAGTTCTGGCACTTGGGTGATTCCGGAATTTGAACTGCATTATGGAAGCAACTCCGTTTCTATTGAAACCACAGGAACAGTTAGTTTTTCATACAGGGAGGGCTGTCTATGAGTGATTTTAAAGTATATGTCGACGGAAATATCTTTTATCATCCTAATTTATCCAAACTTGCAATTTTGGAAGCACAGATAAAAGAAGATGCAGAAAGTATAGATTCATTTACTTTATCGGCACCATTTAATCATCCTTATCTAAATATAATCAAACCAATGTCATCGGTTATTACTTGTAAATACAAGAATGAAACTATTTTTGAAGGAAGAGCACTTGATGATGGAAGCGACTTTCATAACTCACATACTTGGGTATGTGAAAGTGTTCTTTCATATTTAAAAGACTCGATACAGCCACCTTTTGAATATAAGGGAACATTAAAAGGTTTAATGGAATATTTTATCTCAGTTCATAATGAAAAGGTCGAAGAAAAGAAAAAATTCAAAATTGGAAATGTTACAGTTAAGGATGACAATGATTATGTTTCTTATTCCAATTCAGAGCTTTCAGTAACGCTAGATGCTATTAAAAAGAAACTGATTGATACGCATGGAGGCTATCTTAAAGTGCGATATACAGAAGATGGCAATTATTTAGATTATCTTGATGATTTCAAAACGAAGTCTTTACAAAAGGTAGAATATGGTAAAAATCTGCTTGATGTGGAAATTACTAGAGATTATATGCAGCGAGTTAGTGCGTTGATTCCTTTAGGTGCTAGAAAAAGGATTACAGATGAAGATGGAAATGAAATCGAATCAAATGAACGAGTTGATATTTCAGGAGTCAATGAAGGTAAGAATTATATTTATGATGAAGATACAGTGAATGAAATCGGGTGGATTTGGACATCAGAGGTTTGGGAGAATGTAACTATTTCAGGTAATCTTCTAAGTAAAGCGAAGACGAGATTATCTACCTTAATTAAAGGTATTACAAGCATTAAGCTAACTATTGTGGATGAGTCACAAACTGGGGCAAATATCGGAAGTATCCATGCAGGTATGTATGTTGAGTGCATTTCAAAACCGCACGGTATTGATGGAACTTATCTTTGCCTTTCAAGAACAAGAGATTATCTAAAACCATCCGGCAATACAATCATTATTGGTGCTAATGGTGTATCTTTATCAGAAATCACCGTTAAGAATGATAAAAACCTATCAGCACTGGAAGAAGAGTTCTTTAACAAAACAGAAAAACTCGACTCCATCAATGATAAGTTATCAGAGGTTGATGGTGCAATTAAAGATGTTGATGTTTTAAAAGAGCAAGTTCATGATTGTTACTCTGAAATTACTAAAACATCAAATCAGATTTTAAGTATCGTTCATGATACTTATATCGATAAAACAGAGCTTGAGAGTATTCAAAAAGATTTCCAAACAAGTATCACTCAAAACAGTTCGGAAATCAGAATGGATTTTACTGCTGTTACAGATGAAATTAAAAATAATGTAGCAACCAATCAGCAGCTATTAGAAGAATATATTCGTTTCAAAGGAGCACTGATTGAACTTGGAAGAATTGGTAATGCGTTCACTGCTGAACTATCTAATGAGGAACTTGCCTTTAAGGAAAACGGGCAAAAAATAGCCTATATCTCAAATAACAGCTTAGTTATTACCAATGCAGAAATTCGAAACAAACTATCCCTTGGTAATGAATCAAGAGGATGGTTTGATTTTATTCCTAGAACTTCGGGTAACCTCTCTATCGTTTGGAGAAACCCTGAAACAAGATAAGGAGGTGATGTTTTATGGCATCTAGTGGAAGTATAACAACAAATGAATCTCAAGGACGATCCATTACCCTTTTGTGGTCACAAAGTAGCCAGAGTGTTGCGAATAATACGACAACTATTGCTTGGACATTGAAGGGTTCTGGTTCATCTGGTGGTGGTTCATGGGTAATGTCTGGAGCTTTTAAAGCGGTCATTAATGGTAAAACAGTTTATTCAAGTGATACTCGTATTCAGCTTTATAAAGATCAGGTTATTGCATCTGGAAGTACAACAATCACACACAACGCTGACGGAACTAAATCATTCAGTTTGAGTTGTGAAGCCGGTGTTTATACATATGCGGTAAGTGTAAGAGCTAGTGGAACACATACTTTAAATACAATACCAAGAGCCTCGTCAATATCAATGGCAAGCGGCACGATGGGAAGTGCATCTACTATTAGTATTTCTCGTGCATCAAGTTCTTTTACTCACACTTTGACTTATGCTTTTGGAAATGCTACGGGAACAATAGTTTCTAAGACAACTTCTACTTCAGTTTCTTGGACTCCACCATTAACTCTTGCTCAGCAAATACCGAGTTCCACTTCGGGTAAAATCACAATCACTTGTACAACTTATAGTGGAAATACGAGTGTTGGTTCAAAGAGTATTACAGTTACATTGAAAGTGCCAGATTCAGTAAAACCGACAATGACGAGTCTAACAGCAACTCGTGTGGATGGGAATGTTCCTTCAGCATGGGGTATCTATGTACAAGGAAAGTCAAAAGCAACACTAAAAATCAACGGTGCTGCTGGAACACAAGGTTCAACAATCAGTTCATATAGCATTAGTGGAGGTGGATTTAGTTCTACCTCTTCTTCTTTTACAACAGGATTTTTAACAACGGTTGGGACGATTACTTTTACAGCCAAGGTGACTGATTCACGAGGAAGAACATCAGATACAAAAACAGTATCGATTTCTGTTGTAGCATACAGTCCTCCAAGTGTATCAAGCTATAGTTCACAAAGGTGTAATAGTGCTGGTACACCCTTGGATTCAGGAACTTATGTTAAAGGTTTAATTTCGTTTAGTTATGCGTCGTGTAGCAGTAAAAATACGATTACGACATCGACTTCTTATAAGAAATCAACTGCAACGGCATGGACGAATGCAAATAAAACATTTAGCTCAGGGACAGCTTTTACCTTTGGTGGTTCAATATCAGCAGAATCTTCCTATGATATCAAGTACACCATAAGTGATGCATTTACTACGGTTACTGTTAATGACACGATTTCTACAGTATCGGTATTGATGGATTTTAAAGCTGGTGGTAAAGGGATTGCTATTGGTAAGGTATCAGAATTCGACAAT encodes:
- a CDS encoding phage head closure protein — encoded protein: MDIALLNVRITFQKNEVVVDDIGNHRNVWTDIYSCYATVSGEGGSEKFSAGVLVEDSDISFTTRYCNILSNMETTKNRIIFDNEAYNIVSINHMNFKKKLLKFKCEKVRAHGNKD
- a CDS encoding HK97 gp10 family phage protein: MGTKIDNLAKEIMEGLKEYADLATDDVKKAVRKAGNSVRKDISESAPKDTGKYAKSWTVKKTKETSNSLEVTVHSKNRYQLAHLLEHGHAKRGGGRVSARPHIAKAEESAIEVFEKEIDKALGGR
- a CDS encoding DUF859 family phage minor structural protein, whose protein sequence is MASSGSITTNESQGRSITLLWSQSSQSVANNTTTIAWTLKGSGSSGGGSWVMSGAFKAVINGKTVYSSDTRIQLYKDQVIASGSTTITHNADGTKSFSLSCEAGVYTYAVSVRASGTHTLNTIPRASSISMASGTMGSASTISISRASSSFTHTLTYAFGNATGTIVSKTTSTSVSWTPPLTLAQQIPSSTSGKITITCTTYSGNTSVGSKSITVTLKVPDSVKPTMTSLTATRVDGNVPSAWGIYVQGKSKATLKINGAAGTQGSTISSYSISGGGFSSTSSSFTTGFLTTVGTITFTAKVTDSRGRTSDTKTVSISVVAYSPPSVSSYSSQRCNSAGTPLDSGTYVKGLISFSYASCSSKNTITTSTSYKKSTATAWTNANKTFSSGTAFTFGGSISAESSYDIKYTISDAFTTVTVNDTISTVSVLMDFKAGGKGIAIGKVSEFDNTLEVSDKWNFRVYGKLLKAYIVDSIYPVGSIYMSVNATSPATLFGGTWTQLKDRFLLGAGSTYGNGTTGGEASHKLSVNEMPSHAHDTPFFNNMTNNGEMVSDFEGVFGKGMTASAAKSLTGKSVIEMWWKEQTNNAEGNEYSYLTASKGGSVAHNNMPPYLAVYMWKRTG
- a CDS encoding phage tail tape measure protein, which encodes MANRIKGITVEIGGDTTKLQTALKGVNSQIKNTQSVLKDVEKLLKLDPTNINLLTQKQKLLTQAIGDTKEKLATLKVAAQQANEQLQKGEISQSQYDALQREIAETEAELKKLESQASKTNQTLTKIGDVGTKLENAGKSITNVGKKASVASAAVTTMGVASVKTAADFESSMSQVQATMGITKDSMSEVNGQSVNTMDTLNDLAKTMGSKTAYSASECAEALNYLALAGYDTQQMVDTLPTVLNLAAAGNIDLASASDMVTDAMSALGMEVSDADKMVDQMAKTASSTNTSVGQLGEGILTIGATAKTVKGGTAELNTALGILANNGIKGAEGGTHLRNVILSLQNPTDKATSLMKSLGVEVYDSQGNMRSLNDILGNLNKSMDGMTAAEKSNIISQIFNKTDLASVNALLGNTGDTWSSLQKKIEESGGVAQKMADTQLDNLHGQLTILKSAVEGFAISIGEALMPMIKSIVSKIQGFVDWLNNLDDGTRQVIVKIGLFVAALGPLLLILGSVISKIGVSIQAFSKLGLKISELVANAGGVSGVMAKVGTAIGGISAPVIAVVAVIGTLVAAFIHLWKTNEEFRDNIIAIWNRIKEIFTGFAQGITDRLNALGFDFENFKEVVSVIWNGLCEFLAPVFEGVFSQIANVLEETLGIITSILDVFIGIFTGNWSQLWEGVKGIFSSVWEFIKNTFTICMNTIRGIADVVLGWFGTSWNEIWIGIKDFIVGIWTGISTFFVNLWEGIKNTVQTAIMFIGSIIQGAFDIITLPFRFIWENCKEIIISVWDAIKSEVTTAINEVSSTISTVLNRIKMVFTTIWELIKIVVTTVLDSIKSVITTAFTAIQTFATTVWNGIKTAIITPINAVKTTVTTVFNSVKSTMSSVFNSIKSTATSVWNGIKTAIVTPIEKARDTIKGIVDKIKGFFSSMKISLPHIKLPHFKVSGKLSIMPPSVPKLSIDWYKEGGIMTKPTVFGMNGSSLMAGGEAGAEAILPLSGFYKQLEAMISSHLNTGVMEKYLSIIADNSSKGIYLEDGTLVGHLLPALDEGLGNKQKLTRRLSL
- a CDS encoding major tail protein, whose amino-acid sequence is MGNKIKYNLKNVHAAKLTKAEDGTYTYETPKTIPGAVSISLDAEGDTSPFYADGIVYFRSVSNNGYSGDLEMALIPEWFRTEILKEELDKNGVLVENATVAEMEKFALLFEFDGDVRCIRHVLYNCTASRPSIESETKEDTIEPGTETLSLTADPREDGLVKSRTGDSTSESTYAEWYKSVYIPQAQEVVQALSRKVAGGVKNA
- a CDS encoding phage tail protein, encoding MSDFKVYVDGNIFYHPNLSKLAILEAQIKEDAESIDSFTLSAPFNHPYLNIIKPMSSVITCKYKNETIFEGRALDDGSDFHNSHTWVCESVLSYLKDSIQPPFEYKGTLKGLMEYFISVHNEKVEEKKKFKIGNVTVKDDNDYVSYSNSELSVTLDAIKKKLIDTHGGYLKVRYTEDGNYLDYLDDFKTKSLQKVEYGKNLLDVEITRDYMQRVSALIPLGARKRITDEDGNEIESNERVDISGVNEGKNYIYDEDTVNEIGWIWTSEVWENVTISGNLLSKAKTRLSTLIKGITSIKLTIVDESQTGANIGSIHAGMYVECISKPHGIDGTYLCLSRTRDYLKPSGNTIIIGANGVSLSEITVKNDKNLSALEEEFFNKTEKLDSINDKLSEVDGAIKDVDVLKEQVHDCYSEITKTSNQILSIVHDTYIDKTELESIQKDFQTSITQNSSEIRMDFTAVTDEIKNNVATNQQLLEEYIRFKGALIELGRIGNAFTAELSNEELAFKENGQKIAYISNNSLVITNAEIRNKLSLGNESRGWFDFIPRTSGNLSIVWRNPETR